The DNA sequence GCTGGACTGTCTTTGACTACATTGAGCACTACTGCTCCTGTAATATTGCGTAAGGGGCGGGTCAATTCTACACCAATGAGAGGGCGATTGAGTTCTCCATACTGAATGAGGTCAGGCACTACCCAGTTGACTACATCAACGGGGATAGAAAATCCAATGCCTGCTGAAGCACCCGATGGGCTGTAAATGGCGGTATTGACACCAATCAGTTCTCCTGATGAATTCAGCAGAGGCCCCCCAGAGTTGCCCGGGTTGATGGCCGCATCCGATTGGATAACATCTCTGATGGGAATGCCCGCAACAGATTTAATTTCTCTACCCAAAGCACTGACTACGCCCGTCGTCAGGGTTTGATCCAAACCAAAAGGATTACCAATCGCGTAGACATTTTGCCCTACACGTAAATTGATGGAACTGCCAACGGGAATAGGCGTAAGCTCGTTGGAAGGGATATTTATTTTTAATACCGCCAGGTCTTTTTCGGGTGCTTCCCCAACTTTGCTGGCTTGGTACGTTTTTCCATTACTGAGGGTTACCGTGGCTTTATCCGCATTTTGAATGACGTGGTAATTGGTAACGATATGACCTTCCTTGTCCCAGACAAAACCAGAGCCGGAACCACTAGGGATTTCTTCAACATTACGGCTATAATAGTTGCGTCGTAGCGTAGACGTCGTGATAAAGCAGACAGAGGGTGCTGCTTGTTCAAATAAACGAATGGTGTGCTGCTCCTGGGGAGTCATGCCCAAAGGAACCGATGATGAAGCAGGAGCAAAGGTAGCATCATCGTTGGGAGGCGTATTTTCGTTACGAACCAACAAGGCATTTTTATCTTCTACCGGGCTGGTCTCCGCCATTTGTTGCTTCATCAATAGCATGCCACCAAAAAAGCTTACTACTGCTAATAAAATCCAGAGTAATACACGCATGGTAATATTTGTTTTTGATGATATAATAGTGTTCGTCCCTATGTCTCGGGCCTCACGGGAGTGCTTATCCCGATATTCGGGATTCGCGTTTTGTGCTCGGTTCCCTCGCGAATTTGTTCGTCCCGATGCTCGGGACTCACGTTTTGTGCTCGCTACGCTCACGGTGGTACTTTAACGTTATCCAATTAATTCATTCCTAAAGCACTAACAAAAACCGCGAGCACCTCCGAGAATCCCGAGCATCGGGATGAACATCCCCGCGATTCCAAGCAATCGGAAGCGCACAACCGTGAGTTGTCAGCGAACACCCCTAAGTCTTGCGCTCCTTCTTCTTCGCCGCTGGGAACAGGATATTATTCAAAATCAAACGATAGCCGGGGCTGTTGGGGTGGAGGTTGAGATCTGTTTCTGGATCATTGACGTAGTGCCGATAATCTTCGGGGTCATGTCCTCCGTAAAATGTCCAAAAGCCTTTGCCAAAGTTGTTATGGATATAACGCGTTTCCCCTGAGGCTTTGTTCTCTCCGAGGATAAGGACATCCGATTTTAAATATTGGTTGTAAAACGCCGTGGTCTGTCCCATAAAACCTTTGACCGTGCGCGTGTGATTCTGGGTGAGCATGGTAGGAACGGGGTCCCACTTGGCCGAAAAATCAAAAAGCGTAAAGTAATCCTGCTGAGGATTGACATTGCGCTTGGTACCACTGTCAATGGAAGAGAACTCATATTCGAGTGGGTCGCGGGTCAAGACGAAATTTTCGAAGGCAAAAGTTTGGCTAAAGTCCAGTTTCTGCTGCGCCGTCGGATCGGCAGGGTCGCCATCGTACATAGGAGCGCAAATGTCTAATCCGGCAGCAGCCAAGGCAATATCATAAGAGTCGGTAGCCGAGCACATGGCAAACATGAAGCCACCACCGTAGACATATTCCCTGATTCTACGAATGACGGCTAGTTTCAATTGAGAGACCTTGGCAAAACCATTCTCCGCAGCGAGAGATTCCTGATAGCTTACCATTTCCCGATACCAGGGCTGGTTGTGGTAACCACGGTAGAAACGTCCATATTGACCAGTGAAATCCTCATGGTGCAAATGGAGCCAATCGTATTCTGTTAGTTTGTCATCCAGAACTTGTGTGTCGTAGATGACATCGTAAGGGATTTCAGCGTAAGTGAGCACCATCGTTACCGCATCATCCCAAGGCTGAATTTTTCCTCCGGTTCGGAAGTTGACATCAGGGGTGTAGACGGCTATCTTGGGGGCTTTTTCGAGCTTCATTGCATCCATATTGGCTTCGGGGTCGGCAATTTGGGCGAGGATGCTATTGAATTTACCATCAGGAATGATTTCAAAA is a window from the Lewinella sp. LCG006 genome containing:
- a CDS encoding S1C family serine protease — encoded protein: MRVLLWILLAVVSFFGGMLLMKQQMAETSPVEDKNALLVRNENTPPNDDATFAPASSSVPLGMTPQEQHTIRLFEQAAPSVCFITTSTLRRNYYSRNVEEIPSGSGSGFVWDKEGHIVTNYHVIQNADKATVTLSNGKTYQASKVGEAPEKDLAVLKINIPSNELTPIPVGSSINLRVGQNVYAIGNPFGLDQTLTTGVVSALGREIKSVAGIPIRDVIQSDAAINPGNSGGPLLNSSGELIGVNTAIYSPSGASAGIGFSIPVDVVNWVVPDLIQYGELNRPLIGVELTRPLRNITGAVVLNVVKDSPAETAGLLGTKADNNGNIILGDIIIAVNDDPITTNSDLYLALEKYKAGDQVNVRVKRDDREVMVPIKLKASQQ
- a CDS encoding asparagine synthetase B, whose protein sequence is MMRRILFLSLFFLAAFQMRAAYMLIPMDEEQRNHLKAYGMAYYILNNDIEAWWLLNYRGGSFAFPHTRVFERECLTRDISFEIIPDGKFNSILAQIADPEANMDAMKLEKAPKIAVYTPDVNFRTGGKIQPWDDAVTMVLTYAEIPYDVIYDTQVLDDKLTEYDWLHLHHEDFTGQYGRFYRGYHNQPWYREMVSYQESLAAENGFAKVSQLKLAVIRRIREYVYGGGFMFAMCSATDSYDIALAAAGLDICAPMYDGDPADPTAQQKLDFSQTFAFENFVLTRDPLEYEFSSIDSGTKRNVNPQQDYFTLFDFSAKWDPVPTMLTQNHTRTVKGFMGQTTAFYNQYLKSDVLILGENKASGETRYIHNNFGKGFWTFYGGHDPEDYRHYVNDPETDLNLHPNSPGYRLILNNILFPAAKKKERKT